One Mustela nigripes isolate SB6536 chromosome 5, MUSNIG.SB6536, whole genome shotgun sequence DNA segment encodes these proteins:
- the ERMARD gene encoding endoplasmic reticulum membrane-associated RNA degradation protein isoform X1, which produces MSVAPRRPLPASRGRAVSGSVPRDPRLGAGRGAALAGMLIEDPMATCLSPPVYDMICKLGFEVRETWDIDCIVTQRGHVCWPTITARVAYTRSDLCALGSPSTAQSLDYRGSVRLLGPVCEAVHSHLLSLTKGQFEIRYVPWLQWTAFPELFPEIFAALESLQGPAISLGLMKLTACLERALGDVLVLLGKDCPFLLRDLLASEELAEVFGRPVMDVLKVFVGSPSGLNLRNVLWHGFASPHEIPPKYCSMMVLLTAGLGQLLKTYLKQTKLVLAHRPSVALANLEEAAVFPDVTPAVLGLLEDVMRNSAFIRKVMMPYWEAALLGFRSHRFADCAMLLLTQLEAGLRSVFATVNQCPRRLLTAESTALYTTFDEILAKDLNDGKINQLPLFLGEPAMEFLWDFLNHQEGPRIRDRLSHGEINLSEFPKEVANQLLAFSGVLLLRFVDEDLSAAFKEEAAIGSLAALADGYSAHFHPVSQLKKQVLSCEESIRVWPLPPLPEVASRSVATSETHACEAFITEILPELLCHLPERSGRVSGCDGLPAGRWPEAIQELCGTRIRTLFCPRTVLEVVTVLRSIGACCACVSRQVAASAELRHQQWVERSLRSRQRQTYLHMVSSVKLLSPVLHLILLLIALELVNIHMVCGKNPCEYQQYLKFLKSILQYTEKLVAYTSQERNKWSETISLTRAALLKIRNFTEKKQMLIHLAKKSASKGAF; this is translated from the exons ATGCTGATAGAGGATCCCATGGCcacttgtctctctcccccaGTCTATGATATGATCTGTAAACTGGGGTTTGAAGTCAGAGAAACTTGGGACATTGATTGCATTGTGACGCAGAGGGGGCACGTGTGCTGGCCGACCATCACAGCCCGTGTGGCGTATACACGGTCAGATCTGTGTGCTCTCGGCTCCCCAAGCACAG CCCAGAGTCTGGATTACCGGGGCAGCGTGCGGCTGTTGGGCCCTGTGTGTGAGGCCGTCCACTCACATTTGTTATCTCTGACCAAGGGACAATTTGAGATTCGATACGTGCCGTGGCTGCAGTGGACAGCTTTTCCAGAG TTATTTCCTGAAATATTTGCTGCTTTGGAAAGCCTCCAGGGTCCCGCCATCTCTCTCGGCTTAATGAAACTGACGGCGTGTCTCGAACGGGCTTTGGGAGAT GTGCTCGTCCTGCTCGGGAAGGACTGCCCCTTCCTTCTGCGAGACCTGCTTGCATCTGAGGAGCTTGCTGAGGTCTTCGGGCGGCCTGTG ATGGACGTGCTGAAGGTCTTCGTCGGATCCCCGTCTGGACTCAACTTGCGGAACGTCCTGTGGCATGGGTTTGCCTCCCCTCATGAGATCCCCCCAAA GTACTGTTCAATGATGGTGCTCTTGACGGCGGGGCTGGGCCAGCTGCTGAAGACGTACTTGAAGCAAACGAAACTTGTGCTGGCACACCGACCTTCCGTAGCTCTCGCAAACCTGGAGGAGGCGGCTGTTTTCCCCG ACGTTACTCCCGCGGTACTTGGCCTGTTAGAAGACGTGATGAGGAACTCGGCTTTCATACGGAAGGTCATGATGCCGTACTGGGAAGCTGCGTTACTCGGCTTCCGGTCACACAG GTTTGCGGACTGTGCCATGTTGCTACTGACGCAGCTGGAGGCGGGACTTAGGAGCGTTTTTGCCACCGTTAACCAGTGTCCGAGAAGACTTCTGACCGCTGAG tCCACGGCTCTTTACACCACCTTTGATGAA ATATTGGCAAAAGACTTGAACGACGGTAAAATCAATCAGCTTCCTCTTTTCCTTGGCGAGCCTGCGATG GAGTTTCTTTGGGATTTCTTGAACCATCAGGAGGGCCCTCGTATAAGAGACCGTTTAAGCCATGGGGAAATCAACTTATCTGAATTTCCAAAAGAAGTGGCAAATCAGTTGCTTGCATTTTCTGGGGTCCTTTTACTCAGATTTGTTGATGAAGATCTGTCGGCAGCCTTCAAG gaagaagcGGCGATCGGATCCCTGGCTGCTCTCGCGGATGGCTACAGCGCTCACTTCCACCCAGTTTCTCAGCTGAAAAAACAG GTGCTGAGCTGTGAGGAGAGCATCCGAGTTTGGCCTCTCCCGCCTTTGCCTGAAGTGGCCTCCAG ATCAGTGGCTACTTCCGAAACTCATGCCTGTGAGGCTTTCATCACCGAAATCCTGCCAGAGCTGCTCTGCCATCTGCCCGAGCGCTCCGGCCGTGTCAGCGGCTGTGATGGTCTCCCTGCTGGGAG GTGGCCTGAGGCAATCCAGGAACTCTGCGGCACCCGCATCCGGACTCTGTTCTGTCCCAGAACTGTCCTGGAAGTGGTCACTGTGCTCCGAAGCATCGGTGCCTGCTGCGCCTGCGTGTCCCGCCAGGTCGCTGCCTCGGCGGAGCTGAGACACCAGCAGTGGGTGGAAAGGAGCCTGCGCTCACGGCAGAGGCAGACCTACCTGCACATGGTCAGCAG tGTTAAGCTTCTGTCCCCTGTGCTTCACTTGATTTTATTGCTGATTGCCCTGGAGCTGGTCAACATTCACATGGTTTGTGGAAAAAATCCCTGTGAATATCAACAGTATCTAAA GTTCTTGAAGTCCATCTTGCAATACACGGAGAAGCTGGTGGCTTACACCAGCCAGGAGAGGAACAAGTGGAGCGAAACTATCAGTCTTACACGTGCAGCTCTACTGAAGATTCGGAATTTTACTGAGAAGAAACAAATGTTAATTCACTTAGCCAAGAAATCTGCAAGTAAAGGAGCCTTTTGA
- the ERMARD gene encoding endoplasmic reticulum membrane-associated RNA degradation protein isoform X2, giving the protein MSVAPRRPLPASRGRAVSGSVPRDPRLGAGRGAALAGMLIEDPMATCLSPPVYDMICKLGFEVRETWDIDCIVTQRGHVCWPTITARVAYTRSDLCALGSPSTAQSLDYRGSVRLLGPVCEAVHSHLLSLTKGQFEIRYVPWLQWTAFPELFPEIFAALESLQGPAISLGLMKLTACLERALGDVLVLLGKDCPFLLRDLLASEELAEVFGRPVMDVLKVFVGSPSGLNLRNVLWHGFASPHEIPPKYCSMMVLLTAGLGQLLKTYLKQTKLVLAHRPSVALANLEEAAVFPDVTPAVLGLLEDVMRNSAFIRKVMMPYWEAALLGFRSHRFADCAMLLLTQLEAGLRSVFATVNQCPRRLLTAESTALYTTFDEILAKDLNDGKINQLPLFLGEPAMEGPRIRDRLSHGEINLSEFPKEVANQLLAFSGVLLLRFVDEDLSAAFKEEAAIGSLAALADGYSAHFHPVSQLKKQVLSCEESIRVWPLPPLPEVASRSVATSETHACEAFITEILPELLCHLPERSGRVSGCDGLPAGRWPEAIQELCGTRIRTLFCPRTVLEVVTVLRSIGACCACVSRQVAASAELRHQQWVERSLRSRQRQTYLHMVSSVKLLSPVLHLILLLIALELVNIHMVCGKNPCEYQQYLKFLKSILQYTEKLVAYTSQERNKWSETISLTRAALLKIRNFTEKKQMLIHLAKKSASKGAF; this is encoded by the exons ATGCTGATAGAGGATCCCATGGCcacttgtctctctcccccaGTCTATGATATGATCTGTAAACTGGGGTTTGAAGTCAGAGAAACTTGGGACATTGATTGCATTGTGACGCAGAGGGGGCACGTGTGCTGGCCGACCATCACAGCCCGTGTGGCGTATACACGGTCAGATCTGTGTGCTCTCGGCTCCCCAAGCACAG CCCAGAGTCTGGATTACCGGGGCAGCGTGCGGCTGTTGGGCCCTGTGTGTGAGGCCGTCCACTCACATTTGTTATCTCTGACCAAGGGACAATTTGAGATTCGATACGTGCCGTGGCTGCAGTGGACAGCTTTTCCAGAG TTATTTCCTGAAATATTTGCTGCTTTGGAAAGCCTCCAGGGTCCCGCCATCTCTCTCGGCTTAATGAAACTGACGGCGTGTCTCGAACGGGCTTTGGGAGAT GTGCTCGTCCTGCTCGGGAAGGACTGCCCCTTCCTTCTGCGAGACCTGCTTGCATCTGAGGAGCTTGCTGAGGTCTTCGGGCGGCCTGTG ATGGACGTGCTGAAGGTCTTCGTCGGATCCCCGTCTGGACTCAACTTGCGGAACGTCCTGTGGCATGGGTTTGCCTCCCCTCATGAGATCCCCCCAAA GTACTGTTCAATGATGGTGCTCTTGACGGCGGGGCTGGGCCAGCTGCTGAAGACGTACTTGAAGCAAACGAAACTTGTGCTGGCACACCGACCTTCCGTAGCTCTCGCAAACCTGGAGGAGGCGGCTGTTTTCCCCG ACGTTACTCCCGCGGTACTTGGCCTGTTAGAAGACGTGATGAGGAACTCGGCTTTCATACGGAAGGTCATGATGCCGTACTGGGAAGCTGCGTTACTCGGCTTCCGGTCACACAG GTTTGCGGACTGTGCCATGTTGCTACTGACGCAGCTGGAGGCGGGACTTAGGAGCGTTTTTGCCACCGTTAACCAGTGTCCGAGAAGACTTCTGACCGCTGAG tCCACGGCTCTTTACACCACCTTTGATGAA ATATTGGCAAAAGACTTGAACGACGGTAAAATCAATCAGCTTCCTCTTTTCCTTGGCGAGCCTGCGATG GAGGGCCCTCGTATAAGAGACCGTTTAAGCCATGGGGAAATCAACTTATCTGAATTTCCAAAAGAAGTGGCAAATCAGTTGCTTGCATTTTCTGGGGTCCTTTTACTCAGATTTGTTGATGAAGATCTGTCGGCAGCCTTCAAG gaagaagcGGCGATCGGATCCCTGGCTGCTCTCGCGGATGGCTACAGCGCTCACTTCCACCCAGTTTCTCAGCTGAAAAAACAG GTGCTGAGCTGTGAGGAGAGCATCCGAGTTTGGCCTCTCCCGCCTTTGCCTGAAGTGGCCTCCAG ATCAGTGGCTACTTCCGAAACTCATGCCTGTGAGGCTTTCATCACCGAAATCCTGCCAGAGCTGCTCTGCCATCTGCCCGAGCGCTCCGGCCGTGTCAGCGGCTGTGATGGTCTCCCTGCTGGGAG GTGGCCTGAGGCAATCCAGGAACTCTGCGGCACCCGCATCCGGACTCTGTTCTGTCCCAGAACTGTCCTGGAAGTGGTCACTGTGCTCCGAAGCATCGGTGCCTGCTGCGCCTGCGTGTCCCGCCAGGTCGCTGCCTCGGCGGAGCTGAGACACCAGCAGTGGGTGGAAAGGAGCCTGCGCTCACGGCAGAGGCAGACCTACCTGCACATGGTCAGCAG tGTTAAGCTTCTGTCCCCTGTGCTTCACTTGATTTTATTGCTGATTGCCCTGGAGCTGGTCAACATTCACATGGTTTGTGGAAAAAATCCCTGTGAATATCAACAGTATCTAAA GTTCTTGAAGTCCATCTTGCAATACACGGAGAAGCTGGTGGCTTACACCAGCCAGGAGAGGAACAAGTGGAGCGAAACTATCAGTCTTACACGTGCAGCTCTACTGAAGATTCGGAATTTTACTGAGAAGAAACAAATGTTAATTCACTTAGCCAAGAAATCTGCAAGTAAAGGAGCCTTTTGA
- the ERMARD gene encoding endoplasmic reticulum membrane-associated RNA degradation protein isoform X4: MSVAPRRPLPASRGRAVSGSVPRDPRLGAGRGAALAGMLIEDPMATCLSPPVYDMICKLGFEVRETWDIDCIVTQRGHVCWPTITARVAYTRSDLCALGSPSTAQSLDYRGSVRLLGPVCEAVHSHLLSLTKGQFEIRYVPWLQWTAFPELFPEIFAALESLQGPAISLGLMKLTACLERALGDVLVLLGKDCPFLLRDLLASEELAEVFGRPVMDVLKVFVGSPSGLNLRNVLWHGFASPHEIPPKYCSMMVLLTAGLGQLLKTYLKQTKLVLAHRPSVALANLEEAAVFPDVTPAVLGLLEDVMRNSAFIRKVMMPYWEAALLGFRSHRFADCAMLLLTQLEAGLRSVFATVNQCPRRLLTAESTALYTTFDEILAKDLNDGKINQLPLFLGEPAMEEAAIGSLAALADGYSAHFHPVSQLKKQVLSCEESIRVWPLPPLPEVASRSVATSETHACEAFITEILPELLCHLPERSGRVSGCDGLPAGRWPEAIQELCGTRIRTLFCPRTVLEVVTVLRSIGACCACVSRQVAASAELRHQQWVERSLRSRQRQTYLHMVSSVKLLSPVLHLILLLIALELVNIHMVCGKNPCEYQQYLKFLKSILQYTEKLVAYTSQERNKWSETISLTRAALLKIRNFTEKKQMLIHLAKKSASKGAF; encoded by the exons ATGCTGATAGAGGATCCCATGGCcacttgtctctctcccccaGTCTATGATATGATCTGTAAACTGGGGTTTGAAGTCAGAGAAACTTGGGACATTGATTGCATTGTGACGCAGAGGGGGCACGTGTGCTGGCCGACCATCACAGCCCGTGTGGCGTATACACGGTCAGATCTGTGTGCTCTCGGCTCCCCAAGCACAG CCCAGAGTCTGGATTACCGGGGCAGCGTGCGGCTGTTGGGCCCTGTGTGTGAGGCCGTCCACTCACATTTGTTATCTCTGACCAAGGGACAATTTGAGATTCGATACGTGCCGTGGCTGCAGTGGACAGCTTTTCCAGAG TTATTTCCTGAAATATTTGCTGCTTTGGAAAGCCTCCAGGGTCCCGCCATCTCTCTCGGCTTAATGAAACTGACGGCGTGTCTCGAACGGGCTTTGGGAGAT GTGCTCGTCCTGCTCGGGAAGGACTGCCCCTTCCTTCTGCGAGACCTGCTTGCATCTGAGGAGCTTGCTGAGGTCTTCGGGCGGCCTGTG ATGGACGTGCTGAAGGTCTTCGTCGGATCCCCGTCTGGACTCAACTTGCGGAACGTCCTGTGGCATGGGTTTGCCTCCCCTCATGAGATCCCCCCAAA GTACTGTTCAATGATGGTGCTCTTGACGGCGGGGCTGGGCCAGCTGCTGAAGACGTACTTGAAGCAAACGAAACTTGTGCTGGCACACCGACCTTCCGTAGCTCTCGCAAACCTGGAGGAGGCGGCTGTTTTCCCCG ACGTTACTCCCGCGGTACTTGGCCTGTTAGAAGACGTGATGAGGAACTCGGCTTTCATACGGAAGGTCATGATGCCGTACTGGGAAGCTGCGTTACTCGGCTTCCGGTCACACAG GTTTGCGGACTGTGCCATGTTGCTACTGACGCAGCTGGAGGCGGGACTTAGGAGCGTTTTTGCCACCGTTAACCAGTGTCCGAGAAGACTTCTGACCGCTGAG tCCACGGCTCTTTACACCACCTTTGATGAA ATATTGGCAAAAGACTTGAACGACGGTAAAATCAATCAGCTTCCTCTTTTCCTTGGCGAGCCTGCGATG gaagaagcGGCGATCGGATCCCTGGCTGCTCTCGCGGATGGCTACAGCGCTCACTTCCACCCAGTTTCTCAGCTGAAAAAACAG GTGCTGAGCTGTGAGGAGAGCATCCGAGTTTGGCCTCTCCCGCCTTTGCCTGAAGTGGCCTCCAG ATCAGTGGCTACTTCCGAAACTCATGCCTGTGAGGCTTTCATCACCGAAATCCTGCCAGAGCTGCTCTGCCATCTGCCCGAGCGCTCCGGCCGTGTCAGCGGCTGTGATGGTCTCCCTGCTGGGAG GTGGCCTGAGGCAATCCAGGAACTCTGCGGCACCCGCATCCGGACTCTGTTCTGTCCCAGAACTGTCCTGGAAGTGGTCACTGTGCTCCGAAGCATCGGTGCCTGCTGCGCCTGCGTGTCCCGCCAGGTCGCTGCCTCGGCGGAGCTGAGACACCAGCAGTGGGTGGAAAGGAGCCTGCGCTCACGGCAGAGGCAGACCTACCTGCACATGGTCAGCAG tGTTAAGCTTCTGTCCCCTGTGCTTCACTTGATTTTATTGCTGATTGCCCTGGAGCTGGTCAACATTCACATGGTTTGTGGAAAAAATCCCTGTGAATATCAACAGTATCTAAA GTTCTTGAAGTCCATCTTGCAATACACGGAGAAGCTGGTGGCTTACACCAGCCAGGAGAGGAACAAGTGGAGCGAAACTATCAGTCTTACACGTGCAGCTCTACTGAAGATTCGGAATTTTACTGAGAAGAAACAAATGTTAATTCACTTAGCCAAGAAATCTGCAAGTAAAGGAGCCTTTTGA
- the ERMARD gene encoding endoplasmic reticulum membrane-associated RNA degradation protein isoform X5: MSVAPRRPLPASRGRAVSGSVPRDPRLGAGRGAALAGMLIEDPMATCLSPPVYDMICKLGFEVRETWDIDCIVTQRGHVCWPTITARVAYTRSDLCALGSPSTAQSLDYRGSVRLLGPVCEAVHSHLLSLTKGQFEIRYVPWLQWTAFPELFPEIFAALESLQGPAISLGLMKLTACLERALGDVLVLLGKDCPFLLRDLLASEELAEVFGRPVMDVLKVFVGSPSGLNLRNVLWHGFASPHEIPPKYCSMMVLLTAGLGQLLKTYLKQTKLVLAHRPSVALANLEEAAVFPDVTPAVLGLLEDVMRNSAFIRKVMMPYWEAALLGFRSHRFADCAMLLLTQLEAGLRSVFATVNQCPRRLLTAESTALYTTFDEILAKDLNDGKINQLPLFLGEPAMEFLWDFLNHQEGPRIRDRLSHGEINLSEFPKEVANQLLAFSGVLLLRFVDEDLSAAFKEEAAIGSLAALADGYSAHFHPVSQLKKQVLSCEESIRVWPLPPLPEVASRSVATSETHACEAFITEILPELLCHLPERSGRVSGCDGLPAGRWPEAIQELCGTRIRTLFCPRTVLEVVTVLRSIGACCACVSRQVAASAELRHQQWVERSLRSRQRQTYLHMC, from the exons ATGCTGATAGAGGATCCCATGGCcacttgtctctctcccccaGTCTATGATATGATCTGTAAACTGGGGTTTGAAGTCAGAGAAACTTGGGACATTGATTGCATTGTGACGCAGAGGGGGCACGTGTGCTGGCCGACCATCACAGCCCGTGTGGCGTATACACGGTCAGATCTGTGTGCTCTCGGCTCCCCAAGCACAG CCCAGAGTCTGGATTACCGGGGCAGCGTGCGGCTGTTGGGCCCTGTGTGTGAGGCCGTCCACTCACATTTGTTATCTCTGACCAAGGGACAATTTGAGATTCGATACGTGCCGTGGCTGCAGTGGACAGCTTTTCCAGAG TTATTTCCTGAAATATTTGCTGCTTTGGAAAGCCTCCAGGGTCCCGCCATCTCTCTCGGCTTAATGAAACTGACGGCGTGTCTCGAACGGGCTTTGGGAGAT GTGCTCGTCCTGCTCGGGAAGGACTGCCCCTTCCTTCTGCGAGACCTGCTTGCATCTGAGGAGCTTGCTGAGGTCTTCGGGCGGCCTGTG ATGGACGTGCTGAAGGTCTTCGTCGGATCCCCGTCTGGACTCAACTTGCGGAACGTCCTGTGGCATGGGTTTGCCTCCCCTCATGAGATCCCCCCAAA GTACTGTTCAATGATGGTGCTCTTGACGGCGGGGCTGGGCCAGCTGCTGAAGACGTACTTGAAGCAAACGAAACTTGTGCTGGCACACCGACCTTCCGTAGCTCTCGCAAACCTGGAGGAGGCGGCTGTTTTCCCCG ACGTTACTCCCGCGGTACTTGGCCTGTTAGAAGACGTGATGAGGAACTCGGCTTTCATACGGAAGGTCATGATGCCGTACTGGGAAGCTGCGTTACTCGGCTTCCGGTCACACAG GTTTGCGGACTGTGCCATGTTGCTACTGACGCAGCTGGAGGCGGGACTTAGGAGCGTTTTTGCCACCGTTAACCAGTGTCCGAGAAGACTTCTGACCGCTGAG tCCACGGCTCTTTACACCACCTTTGATGAA ATATTGGCAAAAGACTTGAACGACGGTAAAATCAATCAGCTTCCTCTTTTCCTTGGCGAGCCTGCGATG GAGTTTCTTTGGGATTTCTTGAACCATCAGGAGGGCCCTCGTATAAGAGACCGTTTAAGCCATGGGGAAATCAACTTATCTGAATTTCCAAAAGAAGTGGCAAATCAGTTGCTTGCATTTTCTGGGGTCCTTTTACTCAGATTTGTTGATGAAGATCTGTCGGCAGCCTTCAAG gaagaagcGGCGATCGGATCCCTGGCTGCTCTCGCGGATGGCTACAGCGCTCACTTCCACCCAGTTTCTCAGCTGAAAAAACAG GTGCTGAGCTGTGAGGAGAGCATCCGAGTTTGGCCTCTCCCGCCTTTGCCTGAAGTGGCCTCCAG ATCAGTGGCTACTTCCGAAACTCATGCCTGTGAGGCTTTCATCACCGAAATCCTGCCAGAGCTGCTCTGCCATCTGCCCGAGCGCTCCGGCCGTGTCAGCGGCTGTGATGGTCTCCCTGCTGGGAG GTGGCCTGAGGCAATCCAGGAACTCTGCGGCACCCGCATCCGGACTCTGTTCTGTCCCAGAACTGTCCTGGAAGTGGTCACTGTGCTCCGAAGCATCGGTGCCTGCTGCGCCTGCGTGTCCCGCCAGGTCGCTGCCTCGGCGGAGCTGAGACACCAGCAGTGGGTGGAAAGGAGCCTGCGCTCACGGCAGAGGCAGACCTACCTGCACATG tGTTAA
- the ERMARD gene encoding endoplasmic reticulum membrane-associated RNA degradation protein isoform X3, with amino-acid sequence MLIEDPMATCLSPPVYDMICKLGFEVRETWDIDCIVTQRGHVCWPTITARVAYTRSDLCALGSPSTAQSLDYRGSVRLLGPVCEAVHSHLLSLTKGQFEIRYVPWLQWTAFPELFPEIFAALESLQGPAISLGLMKLTACLERALGDVLVLLGKDCPFLLRDLLASEELAEVFGRPVMDVLKVFVGSPSGLNLRNVLWHGFASPHEIPPKYCSMMVLLTAGLGQLLKTYLKQTKLVLAHRPSVALANLEEAAVFPDVTPAVLGLLEDVMRNSAFIRKVMMPYWEAALLGFRSHRFADCAMLLLTQLEAGLRSVFATVNQCPRRLLTAESTALYTTFDEILAKDLNDGKINQLPLFLGEPAMEFLWDFLNHQEGPRIRDRLSHGEINLSEFPKEVANQLLAFSGVLLLRFVDEDLSAAFKEEAAIGSLAALADGYSAHFHPVSQLKKQVLSCEESIRVWPLPPLPEVASRSVATSETHACEAFITEILPELLCHLPERSGRVSGCDGLPAGRWPEAIQELCGTRIRTLFCPRTVLEVVTVLRSIGACCACVSRQVAASAELRHQQWVERSLRSRQRQTYLHMVSSVKLLSPVLHLILLLIALELVNIHMVCGKNPCEYQQYLKFLKSILQYTEKLVAYTSQERNKWSETISLTRAALLKIRNFTEKKQMLIHLAKKSASKGAF; translated from the exons ATGCTGATAGAGGATCCCATGGCcacttgtctctctcccccaGTCTATGATATGATCTGTAAACTGGGGTTTGAAGTCAGAGAAACTTGGGACATTGATTGCATTGTGACGCAGAGGGGGCACGTGTGCTGGCCGACCATCACAGCCCGTGTGGCGTATACACGGTCAGATCTGTGTGCTCTCGGCTCCCCAAGCACAG CCCAGAGTCTGGATTACCGGGGCAGCGTGCGGCTGTTGGGCCCTGTGTGTGAGGCCGTCCACTCACATTTGTTATCTCTGACCAAGGGACAATTTGAGATTCGATACGTGCCGTGGCTGCAGTGGACAGCTTTTCCAGAG TTATTTCCTGAAATATTTGCTGCTTTGGAAAGCCTCCAGGGTCCCGCCATCTCTCTCGGCTTAATGAAACTGACGGCGTGTCTCGAACGGGCTTTGGGAGAT GTGCTCGTCCTGCTCGGGAAGGACTGCCCCTTCCTTCTGCGAGACCTGCTTGCATCTGAGGAGCTTGCTGAGGTCTTCGGGCGGCCTGTG ATGGACGTGCTGAAGGTCTTCGTCGGATCCCCGTCTGGACTCAACTTGCGGAACGTCCTGTGGCATGGGTTTGCCTCCCCTCATGAGATCCCCCCAAA GTACTGTTCAATGATGGTGCTCTTGACGGCGGGGCTGGGCCAGCTGCTGAAGACGTACTTGAAGCAAACGAAACTTGTGCTGGCACACCGACCTTCCGTAGCTCTCGCAAACCTGGAGGAGGCGGCTGTTTTCCCCG ACGTTACTCCCGCGGTACTTGGCCTGTTAGAAGACGTGATGAGGAACTCGGCTTTCATACGGAAGGTCATGATGCCGTACTGGGAAGCTGCGTTACTCGGCTTCCGGTCACACAG GTTTGCGGACTGTGCCATGTTGCTACTGACGCAGCTGGAGGCGGGACTTAGGAGCGTTTTTGCCACCGTTAACCAGTGTCCGAGAAGACTTCTGACCGCTGAG tCCACGGCTCTTTACACCACCTTTGATGAA ATATTGGCAAAAGACTTGAACGACGGTAAAATCAATCAGCTTCCTCTTTTCCTTGGCGAGCCTGCGATG GAGTTTCTTTGGGATTTCTTGAACCATCAGGAGGGCCCTCGTATAAGAGACCGTTTAAGCCATGGGGAAATCAACTTATCTGAATTTCCAAAAGAAGTGGCAAATCAGTTGCTTGCATTTTCTGGGGTCCTTTTACTCAGATTTGTTGATGAAGATCTGTCGGCAGCCTTCAAG gaagaagcGGCGATCGGATCCCTGGCTGCTCTCGCGGATGGCTACAGCGCTCACTTCCACCCAGTTTCTCAGCTGAAAAAACAG GTGCTGAGCTGTGAGGAGAGCATCCGAGTTTGGCCTCTCCCGCCTTTGCCTGAAGTGGCCTCCAG ATCAGTGGCTACTTCCGAAACTCATGCCTGTGAGGCTTTCATCACCGAAATCCTGCCAGAGCTGCTCTGCCATCTGCCCGAGCGCTCCGGCCGTGTCAGCGGCTGTGATGGTCTCCCTGCTGGGAG GTGGCCTGAGGCAATCCAGGAACTCTGCGGCACCCGCATCCGGACTCTGTTCTGTCCCAGAACTGTCCTGGAAGTGGTCACTGTGCTCCGAAGCATCGGTGCCTGCTGCGCCTGCGTGTCCCGCCAGGTCGCTGCCTCGGCGGAGCTGAGACACCAGCAGTGGGTGGAAAGGAGCCTGCGCTCACGGCAGAGGCAGACCTACCTGCACATGGTCAGCAG tGTTAAGCTTCTGTCCCCTGTGCTTCACTTGATTTTATTGCTGATTGCCCTGGAGCTGGTCAACATTCACATGGTTTGTGGAAAAAATCCCTGTGAATATCAACAGTATCTAAA GTTCTTGAAGTCCATCTTGCAATACACGGAGAAGCTGGTGGCTTACACCAGCCAGGAGAGGAACAAGTGGAGCGAAACTATCAGTCTTACACGTGCAGCTCTACTGAAGATTCGGAATTTTACTGAGAAGAAACAAATGTTAATTCACTTAGCCAAGAAATCTGCAAGTAAAGGAGCCTTTTGA